Proteins encoded within one genomic window of Alcanivorax sp. REN37:
- a CDS encoding pseudouridine synthase, protein MARIVLLNKPFQVLSQFTDDQGRRTLADLVPVPGVYAAGRLDWDSEGLLLLTDSGSLQARISAPRHRTPKTYWAQVEGIPDAAALARLAAGVTLKDGPTLPATVRLMAPPTLWPRQPPIRTRITVPDSWIEITITEGRNRQVRRMTAAIGHPTLRLVRVRIGDWRLGSLAPGEYRIENIEAPTETPRRPRPANGRTHTTSTRQRPSPRRPRR, encoded by the coding sequence ATGGCGCGAATTGTTCTTCTCAACAAGCCATTTCAGGTGCTGTCACAGTTTACCGATGACCAAGGGCGGCGCACCTTAGCCGACCTGGTTCCGGTGCCTGGCGTGTACGCAGCCGGGCGTCTCGACTGGGACTCGGAAGGCCTGTTGCTGCTGACCGATAGCGGCTCGCTGCAAGCCCGAATCAGCGCGCCAAGACACCGCACCCCAAAGACCTATTGGGCACAGGTAGAAGGCATCCCTGACGCCGCTGCGCTGGCGCGACTGGCGGCCGGCGTGACTCTCAAGGACGGCCCAACCTTGCCGGCCACGGTGCGATTGATGGCCCCGCCCACGCTGTGGCCACGGCAGCCGCCGATCCGAACGCGCATCACGGTACCTGACAGCTGGATCGAAATCACCATCACCGAAGGTCGCAATCGGCAAGTGCGGCGCATGACCGCTGCCATCGGCCATCCAACGCTGCGCTTGGTGCGGGTTAGGATCGGCGATTGGCGACTGGGTTCCCTCGCACCCGGCGAGTACCGCATTGAGAACATCGAGGCGCCCACCGAGACGCCACGCCGCCCGCGCCCTGCGAATGGGCGCACCCACACCACCAGCACCCGACAGCGACCGTCACCACGGCGCCCGCGCCGGTGA
- the purB gene encoding adenylosuccinate lyase, translating to MPSLDLLNALSPVDGRYAGKCDALRHITSEYGLIRNRVLVEITWLELLIKTREIPEVPLISADAAYLLRQITKKFDLAAAARVKEIERTTNHDVKAVEYYIKEQLAKLPDFAHLSEFVHFACTSEDINNLSYSLMLKEAREDVLLPMMDRVIDAIRRLAHQYADQPMLSRTHGQTASPTTLGKEMANVVARLRRQREQFAATALLGKINGAVGNYNAHLAAYPDVKWARLAQDFVEGLGLEFNPYTTQIEPHDCVAEYFHALMRFNTILLDFDRDVWGYISLGYFKQRAVEGEVGSSTMPHKVNPIDFENSEGNLGIANALMDHLAGKLPISRWQRDLTDSTVLRNVGVGLAHSLIAYEASLKGISKLELNRERLLEDLDHAWEVLAEPIQTVMRRYGIEQPYEKLKALTRGKVITQETLAEFIDSLALPDDIKERLKELTPASYIGNAPDQARAI from the coding sequence ATGCCTTCCCTTGATTTGCTCAATGCCCTGTCACCGGTCGATGGCCGCTACGCAGGCAAGTGCGACGCTCTGCGCCACATCACCAGCGAATATGGCCTGATCCGCAACCGCGTACTGGTGGAAATCACCTGGCTGGAACTGCTGATCAAGACCCGGGAAATCCCCGAAGTGCCGCTGATCAGTGCTGATGCCGCCTACCTGCTGCGCCAGATCACCAAGAAGTTCGACCTGGCCGCCGCCGCGCGGGTGAAAGAAATCGAGCGCACCACCAACCACGACGTGAAGGCGGTGGAGTACTACATCAAGGAACAGCTGGCCAAGCTGCCGGACTTCGCCCACCTGAGCGAGTTCGTGCACTTTGCCTGCACCTCCGAGGACATCAACAACCTGTCTTACAGCCTGATGCTGAAAGAAGCCCGCGAAGACGTGCTGCTGCCGATGATGGACCGCGTGATTGACGCCATCCGTCGCCTCGCGCACCAGTACGCTGATCAGCCGATGCTGTCGCGCACCCACGGACAAACCGCCTCCCCCACCACGCTGGGCAAAGAAATGGCCAACGTGGTGGCGCGCCTGCGCCGTCAGCGTGAACAGTTCGCTGCCACGGCCCTCCTGGGCAAGATCAACGGTGCGGTGGGCAACTACAACGCCCACCTGGCGGCCTACCCGGATGTGAAATGGGCGCGCCTGGCACAGGACTTCGTGGAAGGGCTGGGACTGGAGTTCAACCCCTACACTACCCAGATCGAGCCGCACGACTGTGTCGCCGAGTACTTCCACGCGCTGATGCGCTTCAACACCATCCTGCTCGACTTCGACCGTGATGTGTGGGGCTACATCTCGCTGGGCTACTTCAAGCAGCGCGCGGTGGAAGGCGAAGTCGGCTCCTCCACCATGCCGCACAAGGTCAACCCGATCGACTTCGAAAACTCGGAAGGCAACCTCGGCATCGCCAACGCGCTGATGGACCACCTCGCCGGCAAGCTGCCGATTTCCCGCTGGCAGCGTGACCTGACCGACTCCACCGTGCTGCGTAATGTCGGTGTCGGCCTGGCCCACAGCCTGATCGCCTACGAAGCATCGCTCAAAGGCATCAGCAAGCTGGAGCTTAACCGCGAGCGCCTACTGGAAGATCTCGATCACGCCTGGGAAGTCCTCGCCGAGCCGATCCAGACAGTGATGCGCCGCTACGGCATTGAACAGCCCTACGAGAAACTCAAAGCGCTGACCCGCGGCAAGGTGATCACCCAGGAAACCCTGGCTGAATTCATCGACAGCCTTGCGCTGCCGGACGATATTAAGGAGCGCCTCAAGGAGCTGACCCCGGCCAGCTATATCGGCAACGCGCCGGACCAGGCCCGGGCCATCTGA
- a CDS encoding JmjC domain-containing protein, giving the protein MTALPRFQLPLPAAEFLRDYWQQQPLLAPGSASGLEHVSVALLQTLAADDEIEARLIQGAGDGPWQLRHGPFTAADLAELPPTDWTLLVQSVDHYRTDVSLLLDSFAFLPGWRLEDIMISHAVRGGSVGAHYDRYDVFLVQARGHRRWHLGPTCDEHSPRLPHDDLRLLADMPITASHLLGPGDVLYLPPGVAHWGMAEDDDCITWSVGFRAPRLTEVLARITDEALMLAGDTLFSDASRTPESAPGQLQDADVAALSEQALALLTPPAIRDGLAQLLSEPRQPDAVLRDEDPAPLQSLLPSGTLVRRGATRLLADTKGLWINGEHWPLDSESLPLANFLAAQRVYARNDLEAHLTVAGRSLIHEWTQQGFFLSLP; this is encoded by the coding sequence ATGACCGCCCTGCCGCGCTTCCAGCTGCCGCTTCCGGCGGCGGAGTTCTTGCGCGACTACTGGCAGCAGCAGCCGCTGCTGGCGCCCGGTTCCGCTTCGGGATTGGAGCACGTCAGCGTGGCGCTGCTGCAAACGTTGGCTGCTGACGACGAGATCGAAGCGCGACTGATTCAGGGCGCCGGCGACGGCCCTTGGCAGCTGCGCCACGGTCCGTTTACGGCGGCCGACTTGGCTGAGTTGCCCCCCACCGATTGGACGCTACTGGTGCAATCGGTGGACCACTACCGCACCGACGTGTCCTTGCTGCTCGACAGCTTTGCCTTCCTGCCCGGCTGGCGGCTGGAGGACATCATGATCAGTCACGCGGTACGCGGTGGTAGCGTGGGCGCCCATTACGACCGCTACGACGTGTTCCTGGTGCAAGCGCGCGGTCACCGCCGCTGGCACCTCGGCCCCACCTGCGATGAGCACAGTCCGCGCCTGCCTCACGATGACCTGCGCCTGCTGGCCGACATGCCGATCACCGCGTCCCACCTGCTGGGACCCGGCGACGTGCTGTATTTGCCACCTGGCGTCGCACACTGGGGCATGGCTGAGGACGACGACTGCATCACTTGGTCGGTGGGTTTCCGCGCACCGCGCCTCACCGAGGTGCTGGCTCGCATCACCGATGAGGCCTTGATGCTGGCCGGCGACACGCTGTTCAGCGATGCATCGCGGACGCCCGAATCAGCGCCGGGTCAGCTTCAGGATGCCGATGTGGCTGCTCTTTCAGAGCAGGCATTGGCCTTGCTGACCCCACCAGCAATTCGCGACGGGCTGGCCCAGCTGCTGAGCGAGCCACGCCAGCCTGATGCGGTGCTGCGCGACGAAGACCCCGCGCCGCTGCAATCACTGCTACCGAGCGGGACCTTGGTGCGTCGCGGCGCCACCCGTCTGCTAGCAGACACGAAAGGGTTATGGATCAATGGTGAACACTGGCCACTGGATAGCGAAAGTCTGCCGCTGGCGAACTTTTTGGCTGCCCAGCGGGTCTATGCGCGCAACGACCTGGAGGCCCACCTCACCGTCGCGGGCAGGAGCTTGATCCATGAATGGACTCAACAGGGATTTTTCCTATCTCTTCCATGA
- a CDS encoding NUDIX hydrolase has protein sequence MNSFEPRISVATIVERDGQFLCVQERIDERSVINQPAGHVEAGERIVQAAFRETLEETAWQVDITALLGLYLYQPKARGPVYHRYCLIGTPLRHDPGQKLDRGVETALWLSPEDLRSAPNLRSPLVLRCVEDYLGGRRLPLDAIYEHPWPLQRG, from the coding sequence ATGAACAGCTTCGAGCCTCGCATATCGGTTGCCACCATTGTGGAGCGCGACGGGCAGTTCCTGTGTGTGCAAGAGCGGATCGATGAGCGCAGTGTCATCAACCAGCCCGCTGGACACGTGGAAGCTGGCGAGCGCATCGTGCAGGCAGCATTCCGCGAGACGCTGGAAGAGACCGCGTGGCAGGTGGACATCACTGCCCTGCTCGGCTTGTACCTTTACCAGCCCAAGGCGCGCGGCCCGGTGTATCACCGCTATTGCCTGATCGGCACGCCGCTGCGACACGACCCAGGCCAAAAGCTGGACCGCGGCGTCGAAACCGCGCTGTGGCTGAGCCCTGAGGACTTGCGTTCCGCGCCGAACCTGCGCAGCCCGTTGGTGCTGCGCTGCGTCGAGGATTATCTCGGCGGTCGGCGGCTGCCGCTGGACGCCATTTATGAACACCCCTGGCCGCTGCAACGCGGCTGA
- the mnmA gene encoding tRNA 2-thiouridine(34) synthase MnmA yields MNTPGRCNAADLLESVAAVTALPPFDRPPQETRIIVGMSGGVDSSVAAWRLMQQGYQVEGLFMKNWNEDDGTEYCTAREDLLDAMQVAGVLGIELHTANFAEEYWDRVFEHFLAEYRAGRTPNPDILCNKEVKFKAFLDHALTLGADGIATGHYAQANHACAPAELLRAVDANKDQTYFLHAVAGHQFSRTLFPLGDLVKPEVRRMADACGFANSRKKDSTGICFIGERRFKDFLERYLPAQPGLIEDDHGNVIGEHSGLMYYTLGQRQGLGIGGRANADESPWYVAHKDLARNVLIAVQGHDHPLMLCCEVSTEPAHWISGTAPQPGAALTAKTRYRQADQNCRIQVGEDGRLRVAFEQLQRAVTPGQSLVLYDGPRCLGGAVIAETHP; encoded by the coding sequence ATGAACACCCCTGGCCGCTGCAACGCGGCTGACCTGCTGGAGAGTGTGGCTGCTGTGACCGCCCTGCCCCCGTTCGACCGTCCGCCCCAAGAGACCCGCATCATTGTCGGCATGTCCGGCGGTGTGGACTCGTCTGTGGCCGCTTGGCGCCTGATGCAACAGGGCTATCAAGTGGAAGGGCTGTTCATGAAGAACTGGAACGAGGACGACGGCACCGAGTACTGCACTGCCCGTGAAGATCTGTTGGATGCCATGCAGGTGGCCGGTGTGTTGGGCATTGAGCTGCACACCGCCAACTTCGCCGAGGAGTACTGGGACCGGGTGTTCGAGCACTTCCTGGCGGAGTACCGCGCTGGTCGTACGCCCAACCCGGACATCCTCTGCAACAAGGAAGTGAAGTTCAAAGCATTTCTCGACCATGCACTGACGCTGGGTGCCGATGGTATTGCCACCGGTCATTACGCCCAAGCCAACCACGCTTGCGCGCCGGCCGAGCTACTGCGCGCGGTGGATGCCAACAAGGACCAGACCTATTTTCTGCATGCGGTGGCTGGACACCAGTTCAGCCGCACGCTGTTCCCGCTGGGCGACCTAGTGAAGCCGGAAGTGCGACGCATGGCCGACGCCTGTGGTTTCGCTAATAGCCGCAAAAAGGATTCCACCGGCATTTGCTTCATCGGCGAGCGCCGCTTCAAGGACTTCTTAGAGCGCTACTTGCCTGCACAGCCTGGCCTAATCGAAGACGATCACGGCAATGTGATTGGTGAGCACAGCGGACTCATGTATTACACCCTTGGTCAGCGTCAGGGCCTTGGCATCGGCGGCCGCGCCAATGCCGACGAGTCGCCTTGGTATGTGGCGCACAAGGATCTCGCCCGCAACGTGCTGATCGCCGTACAGGGCCATGATCATCCACTCATGCTGTGCTGCGAAGTCAGCACCGAGCCAGCTCATTGGATCAGCGGCACTGCGCCGCAGCCGGGGGCAGCGCTCACCGCCAAGACCCGCTATCGCCAAGCCGATCAGAACTGTCGCATCCAGGTTGGTGAAGACGGCCGACTGCGGGTGGCGTTCGAGCAATTGCAACGCGCGGTCACCCCTGGCCAATCGCTGGTGCTCTACGATGGGCCGCGCTGCCTCGGCGGTGCTGTGATTGCGGAGACCCACCCATGA
- the hflD gene encoding high frequency lysogenization protein HflD, producing MNASHHQVLGLAAVMQAALLADDIASQGTLDAPASAALFEAALCLAPNSYEDVFPQPQQLDRGLRFLLATLQGGRHTDPARQRSLSYGLALLHLSDRLRRDRSLMQVLRERLESLDRQRAHFPDLSSAEFAHRLAGIYVDTLGTFRFRIKVRGEPTHLRNEILAARIRALFLSGVRAAFLWHQAGGRRRHWILSRRRLVKATKEIINSYS from the coding sequence ATGAATGCCTCCCACCACCAGGTGCTGGGATTAGCGGCGGTGATGCAGGCCGCGCTGCTGGCCGATGATATCGCCAGCCAAGGCACGCTCGACGCCCCAGCCAGCGCCGCCCTGTTCGAAGCCGCCCTGTGCCTGGCACCGAACAGTTATGAAGATGTGTTCCCGCAGCCACAGCAACTGGACCGCGGACTGCGCTTCCTGCTCGCCACACTGCAAGGCGGGCGCCATACCGATCCGGCACGCCAGCGCAGTCTCAGTTATGGCTTGGCGCTGCTGCACTTGTCCGATCGCTTGCGCCGCGATCGGAGTCTGATGCAGGTGCTGCGCGAACGCCTCGAGAGCTTGGATCGTCAGCGCGCCCACTTCCCGGATTTGTCCTCGGCGGAGTTCGCCCACCGACTGGCTGGCATTTACGTAGACACCCTCGGCACCTTCCGCTTTCGCATCAAGGTGCGCGGGGAACCGACCCACCTGCGCAACGAAATCCTGGCCGCCCGTATCCGTGCGCTGTTCCTGTCCGGGGTGCGTGCCGCATTTCTGTGGCACCAAGCCGGCGGCCGGCGCCGGCACTGGATCTTGTCCCGGCGCCGACTGGTTAAAGCAACGAAAGAAATAATAAATTCATATAGTTAG